A single window of Acetonema longum DSM 6540 DNA harbors:
- a CDS encoding FMN-binding glutamate synthase family protein gives MPIIISNFHLLWLLVALLIIAITTIILLARPFWRYLIEQIMDEAVCKLLSRDYEQNPAELYSSLKRFSVLNLIETSLRAESGKAIVRPLGSPKNFLGYDNLMFTPRQMTVFPLPENAPVDMSVILGTKAQKPLKLPIPLMIGAMAYGLAVSEEAKLALAKASKLLQTATNSGEGPFLPEEPVVAGKFILQICRWPWGDRTDEQIAAADMLEVQMGQGADMGTSRIDAVDIEGRARILGGLAAGEPAIALPAPPGIRTITDWPDFMVKLRQKAKGIPIGLKLMATDRIEEELEMAVKLGFDTVAIDGSGGGSHATAPIKQDDFGVPNIYALLRAKQYLKNTGISLVVSGGFFSPGQCLKALALGADAIYLGTVPLLALAHNQSVKASPWEPPTTLVYYNSPMKTQLHIGEAAVNVANALHSMILEMQEILQALGKSSLKELCPDDLVALDAFTAKLTGVKLQTGLTKAKD, from the coding sequence ATGCCAATCATCATCAGTAATTTTCATTTATTGTGGCTGCTTGTCGCGTTACTGATTATAGCAATAACCACAATCATATTGTTGGCCAGACCATTTTGGCGATATTTGATCGAGCAGATCATGGATGAAGCCGTCTGCAAACTGCTTTCCCGGGATTATGAACAAAATCCGGCCGAACTGTATAGTTCCCTGAAACGGTTTTCCGTGCTCAATTTAATCGAGACCAGCTTACGGGCCGAAAGTGGCAAAGCTATTGTCAGACCGTTGGGATCTCCCAAAAATTTCCTAGGCTATGATAACCTGATGTTTACCCCCCGTCAAATGACCGTCTTTCCCCTGCCGGAAAATGCCCCGGTAGATATGAGCGTAATTCTTGGGACTAAGGCTCAAAAGCCTCTGAAGCTGCCAATCCCCCTCATGATCGGGGCTATGGCTTATGGACTGGCCGTAAGCGAAGAAGCCAAGCTGGCTTTAGCCAAAGCCTCGAAGCTATTGCAAACCGCAACCAATTCCGGCGAAGGGCCTTTTTTACCGGAAGAACCGGTGGTGGCGGGAAAATTCATTTTGCAAATTTGCCGCTGGCCCTGGGGCGACAGAACTGACGAGCAAATCGCCGCCGCCGATATGCTGGAAGTGCAGATGGGGCAGGGGGCCGATATGGGAACATCTCGCATTGATGCTGTAGATATAGAAGGCAGAGCCCGTATCCTTGGCGGCCTGGCTGCCGGTGAACCAGCCATTGCCCTGCCTGCGCCTCCCGGCATCCGTACGATAACTGACTGGCCTGATTTCATGGTCAAACTGCGGCAAAAAGCCAAGGGCATCCCCATCGGCCTGAAGCTGATGGCTACCGACCGGATTGAAGAAGAGTTGGAGATGGCAGTCAAATTAGGCTTCGACACAGTCGCGATTGACGGTTCCGGCGGCGGATCCCACGCCACAGCTCCGATTAAGCAGGATGATTTTGGCGTTCCTAATATCTATGCCTTACTGCGAGCCAAACAGTATTTAAAAAATACCGGGATCAGCTTAGTGGTGTCAGGGGGATTTTTCTCTCCCGGCCAATGCCTCAAGGCTCTGGCTCTGGGAGCAGACGCCATTTACCTGGGCACCGTCCCTCTCCTGGCCCTGGCTCATAACCAATCTGTCAAAGCAAGTCCCTGGGAACCTCCCACTACACTGGTTTATTATAATTCCCCCATGAAAACTCAGCTTCATATCGGTGAGGCCGCCGTCAACGTAGCTAATGCCTTACACTCCATGATTCTGGAGATGCAGGAGATTCTCCAGGCCTTAGGCAAATCTTCCCTCAAAGAACTGTGCCCCGACGACCTGGTTGCACTGGACGCCTTTACCGCCAAACTAACCGGCGTGAAGCTGCAGACCGGTTTAACCAAAGCAAAAGATTGA
- a CDS encoding FMN-binding glutamate synthase family protein translates to MHIIIDDLPWLILLFILPAIGLTVAMLLAKPVLRYYLNKVSDDMLVKLLTEDYDQNLAELYTSIKRSSLLHLMEISLRSQQGKAIRRPLGSPRKFFGYDNLMFSPRQMTRISLPEEAKIDMSVTLGLNAEKPLTLNIPLLIGGMAYGAALSQEAKVALARAAKQMQTATNSGEGPYLPEERKEAGKFILQICRWPWGSRTNAQISASDMLEVQMGQGGAIGASRIEPGEMKGKAGKLAGLNSKQPLLSLPVPPGIKSPADWPAYVATLRQRAKGIPIALKIMATDYLEQDLSVALELGFDVIAIDGAEGGTHASAPAKQDDMGLASLCALIRARRFLQNSSVSLIISGGYFTPGQCLKALALGADAIYLGTVPLFALVHNQFQKVTPWEPPTRLVYYTSPAKTKLDVALATTSVANVLNSMVLEMKEAMRALGKSSLKELDKEDLVALDAWTAEITGVKPAFDKALLREYKHPI, encoded by the coding sequence ATGCACATCATTATAGACGACTTACCGTGGTTAATACTGCTCTTCATATTGCCGGCTATTGGATTAACAGTCGCCATGCTGTTGGCCAAGCCTGTTTTACGCTATTATCTGAATAAAGTCAGCGATGACATGTTGGTAAAGCTGTTGACCGAGGACTATGACCAGAATCTGGCCGAGCTGTATACCTCGATAAAACGATCTTCCCTGCTCCATCTAATGGAGATCAGCCTGCGATCCCAGCAAGGCAAAGCCATCCGGCGTCCTCTAGGGTCCCCCCGAAAATTTTTCGGCTATGACAATCTGATGTTCTCACCTCGGCAAATGACGCGGATATCCCTGCCGGAAGAGGCCAAAATTGATATGAGCGTAACCCTCGGTCTCAACGCTGAAAAGCCCTTGACCCTAAACATACCGCTCTTAATCGGCGGCATGGCCTATGGCGCGGCTCTCAGCCAGGAAGCCAAGGTCGCTTTGGCCAGGGCTGCCAAGCAAATGCAGACGGCGACCAATTCCGGTGAAGGGCCCTATTTGCCGGAAGAAAGAAAGGAAGCCGGCAAATTCATTCTGCAAATCTGCCGTTGGCCCTGGGGTAGCAGGACGAATGCCCAAATCAGCGCCTCTGACATGTTAGAAGTGCAAATGGGACAGGGAGGGGCCATAGGAGCCTCCCGCATAGAACCCGGAGAAATGAAAGGAAAAGCAGGCAAACTAGCCGGACTGAACTCCAAGCAACCGCTGTTATCCCTGCCTGTGCCGCCGGGTATAAAAAGCCCGGCGGATTGGCCTGCCTACGTGGCAACATTACGACAAAGAGCCAAGGGCATCCCCATTGCCCTAAAAATTATGGCAACTGATTATCTTGAACAAGATTTATCAGTTGCCCTGGAATTAGGTTTTGATGTAATTGCTATTGATGGAGCCGAAGGAGGCACTCACGCCTCGGCGCCGGCCAAACAGGATGATATGGGCCTCGCCAGTCTATGCGCCTTGATCCGAGCCAGGCGCTTTTTGCAAAACAGTTCGGTCAGTTTAATCATCTCCGGCGGCTATTTCACCCCCGGTCAATGTCTCAAAGCCCTAGCACTGGGGGCAGACGCCATTTATCTTGGCACGGTTCCTCTTTTTGCCCTGGTCCATAACCAATTCCAGAAAGTAACCCCCTGGGAACCGCCCACCCGCCTTGTATATTATACATCTCCGGCCAAGACCAAACTGGACGTTGCACTGGCCACCACCAGCGTGGCCAATGTGCTGAATTCCATGGTGCTGGAAATGAAAGAGGCCATGCGGGCTTTGGGGAAAAGTTCGCTGAAAGAGCTGGACAAAGAGGATTTGGTGGCGCTGGATGCTTGGACGGCAGAGATTACCGGGGTGAAGCCGGCGTTTGACAAGGCCCTTTTGAGGGAATATAAGCATCCCATATAA
- the mobB gene encoding molybdopterin-guanine dinucleotide biosynthesis protein B translates to MIPVISFVGKSNCGKTTYLEKLIREMKHRGFKVAVIKHDAHGFDMDKPGKDTWRHAQAGADIVCISSPQKMAMIQKVPEELSLDEVIAHIDGVDIIFTEGYKRENKKKIEVFRQAVCDQPLCNKADLLAMVSDVKIYGDVPYFNLEDPAALANFLAANVLRLQ, encoded by the coding sequence ATGATACCGGTTATTTCCTTTGTCGGCAAATCCAATTGCGGCAAAACCACTTATCTGGAAAAGCTAATCCGGGAAATGAAGCATCGGGGCTTTAAGGTGGCTGTCATTAAGCATGATGCCCATGGCTTTGATATGGATAAACCAGGTAAGGATACCTGGCGTCATGCTCAGGCCGGAGCGGACATCGTCTGCATTTCGTCGCCGCAAAAAATGGCCATGATCCAAAAAGTCCCGGAGGAACTTTCCCTGGATGAAGTAATTGCCCATATTGACGGCGTGGATATTATCTTTACGGAAGGCTACAAACGGGAGAATAAGAAAAAAATTGAAGTATTCCGCCAGGCGGTTTGCGATCAGCCTCTCTGTAACAAGGCAGATCTGCTGGCTATGGTTTCGGATGTTAAAATCTACGGTGATGTTCCGTATTTTAACTTAGAGGATCCGGCGGCCCTGGCGAATTTCTTGGCGGCTAATGTGCTTCGGCTCCAATAG